The following proteins are encoded in a genomic region of Cryptomeria japonica chromosome 11, Sugi_1.0, whole genome shotgun sequence:
- the LOC131073606 gene encoding mitochondrial import receptor subunit TOM7-1, which translates to MAVITEVKGKGKGKGKGKGKTRSRKDEALDFVKEWTTFAMKKAKVGAHYGFIPLIIIIGMNSDPKPSLSQLLSPL; encoded by the coding sequence ATGGCGGTGATTACAGAAGTAAAAGGGAAGGGCAAGGGAAAGGGAAAAGGCAAGGGCAAAACTCGCTCAAGGAAAGACGAGGCCTTGGATTTCGTTAAGGAGTGGACTACTTTTGCAATGAAGAAAGCCAAGGTCGGCGCCCACTATGGTTTCATCCCATTGATTATCATTATTGGCATGAATTCCGATCCTAAACCTTCTCTTTCTCAGCTTCTCAGTCCTCTCTAG
- the LOC131073574 gene encoding uncharacterized protein LOC131073574 encodes MSALEGLATNRDPLFEGSNFSFWSVQMKNYFMSLGFDVWMSVVNGYTVPSQPPTDADGKEFASIAKAINAISCGLSEPKFVKVMHCETTHTMWQKLQNSYEGDGKSKNAKLQTHKIQFQSLGMWEEENVAGYFLRVDEVVNSLKGLGENIEDKIVVLKILRSLPLRFDAKVSTIEKMAKLDKLTIDKLHGILIAYETRTNVETYLKRETIFKASKTVKEKEHVSYESSEEESDCEAAHFVHKLKRGSGKYKGKLPLKCFNYGKIGHFASKCPYEKEEDKSNEKESKYKNKKYVRKGKKSLNFKRSFYSKEESSSPNASEEESLNDEINFMAFEDNLLENQEEEDFFDKEEVEVDLEQELISSLNEIKKLRKKNQNLKLLLQEEGNKTTEKSLALEVAKKMIADLNVQIA; translated from the coding sequence ATGAGTGCTCTTGAAGGGCTTGCAACAAATAGAGATCCTTTGTTTGAAGGCTCAAACTTTTCTTTTTGGAGTGTTCAAATGAAGAACTATTTTATGTCACTTGGCTTTGATGTTTGGATGAGTGTAGTAAATGGTTACACTGTTCCATCTCAACCTCCTACAGATGCAGATGGGAAGGAGTTTGCGAGTATTGCTAAAGCCATAAATGCAATATCATGTGGCTTATCTGAACCTAaatttgttaaggttatgcattgTGAAACAACACATACTATGTGGCAAAAACTTCAAAATTCTTATGAAGGAGATGGAAAATCTAAGAATGCTAAACTTCAAACCCACAAAATACAATTTCAAAGTCTTGGAATGTGGGAAGAAGAAAATGTAGCTGGTTATTTTTTAAGAGTTGATGAAGTGGTAAACTCTCTAAAGGGtttaggagaaaatattgaagataaGATTGTTGTACTAAAGATTTTGCGTTCGTTGCCTCTTAGATTTGATGCTAAAGTTTCAACTATTGAAAAAATGGCTAAACTTGATAAGTTGACAATTGACAAGCTACATGGTATTTTGATTGCTTATGAAACGAGAACAAATGTTGAAACCTATTTAAAAAGAGAAACCATCTTCAAAGCTTCAAAGACGGTTAAAGAAAAAGAACATGTATCTTATGAAAGCTCTGAAGAAGAATCGGATTGTGAAGCAGCCCATTTTGTGCATAAACTAAAAAGAGGTTCTGGGAAGTATAAAGGCAAGCTTcccttaaaatgttttaactatggaaAGATAGGACACTTTGCATCAAAATGTCCATATGAAAAGGAAGAGGACAAAAGCAATGAGAAGGAGTCTAAGTATAAAAATAAGAAGTATGTGAGGAAAGGAaagaaatctctaaatttcaaaAGAAGCTTCTATTCTAAAGAGGAAAGTAGTTCACCAAATGCAAGTGAAGAAGAGTCCTTGAATGATGAAATTAATTTCATGGCTTTTGAAGACAACCTTCTtgaaaatcaagaagaagaagatttCTTTGACAAAGAAGAGGTTGAAGTTGATCTAGAACAAGAACTTATAAGTTCTCTAAATGAGATTAagaagttgagaaagaaaaatcaaaatttaaagttACTATTACAAGAAGAAGGTAACAAAACCACTGAAAAATCTCTTGCATTAGAGGTTGCTAAAAAGATGATTGCTGATTTGAATGTTCAGATTGCATAA